A portion of the Marinobacter alexandrii genome contains these proteins:
- a CDS encoding NHL repeat-containing protein, with the protein MSNTTMSMREILKSYFQVGKRPTAEQFEQLVDEMISRTDDEIFVDEVTKNVGFGIQNPSNKLDVSGSVAIGSNYAGKKEVPYVNSLIVEGRVGIGIKNPKEKLHVEGTIVANDLYSENTIEVRDGLIIGTSYVDKNEDPNNGLLVEGNVGIGTTHPTEKLEVKGAIKAEKISISGGFSVGNTNQAEPGTIRWTGEDLEVLNISGAWQSLTKGSGESMWERTEKGETRLQTEKIAIGKKEPSNTLDVSGNLSVGFPSSSTQEAPASGLLVNGNVGIGKYPDKDAKLDVKGAIHAKAIYVNGEEITHGESSKVNPISELILQNDEGSSKPITDGTLIPIKELSGSFILKLSVPEAKKLNDQNLEVVYYEPYLFPVGVTIDHNMQLQETQSGCSSPLQLNYEKQLLDDFTVEITLSKKVLDYINGKLDKEAAIEIGINGSQIMPELANTTISWKITPDLEFIESWGGVGDNKNESLLSSWGITVSKKSVFVVDQIYHNIKEYDLNGQFLRQYGNLFMLRDVWHHFRALAIDSNKRIIALNDNVILLHDANGRLIDKYERRGLYFEGLSIDQFDNIYVSSRRTVYQFDSELKSQKTFDIYKFFPLEEERHLNSIHLNNVAVDAEGNVYACERELFFKFDSEGNPVKYWKIANSYQLRFITSQDPSNTHLYTVSNRKINRYDSEGLLDSDWSGLLQDLYVRDVRVDNDNNVIVLEENGGIIKLNPSDGTREQVWTNENQLLQSPQFSIPCGDDQYLLFDSGGHHSERGLKKLNPSSSEIEKISKYADEPGNFIHPRGIAVSQKGHIYVADMSNHRIQKFKPGKNPKFETIGSQGSGPGQFESPVSVAVSTDHKLYVVDRGNSRVQIFSENGEFQGYLRNSKLDEMVHHDRSSIAARTNVYFGDYRNRRILKFSPAGEFIKEWKIRGIHEDVDELLHLSSRGGIGLALDHQENVYIYSQALGYLEIYDNEGTLITSLGSLFKKDQSINHLTSGGIAVDDQQMLYVLDAFQVQKFRNNLKK; encoded by the coding sequence AACCAAAAATGTAGGCTTTGGCATTCAAAACCCATCAAATAAACTAGATGTTTCAGGAAGTGTGGCTATCGGGTCTAACTATGCTGGCAAAAAAGAAGTGCCCTATGTTAATAGTTTGATAGTAGAGGGCAGGGTAGGCATAGGGATCAAAAATCCAAAGGAAAAACTACATGTCGAAGGGACCATTGTAGCAAACGATCTTTATAGTGAGAATACAATTGAAGTACGGGACGGATTAATAATAGGTACTTCCTACGTTGACAAAAATGAAGATCCCAACAACGGACTTTTAGTAGAAGGAAATGTAGGAATAGGTACCACCCATCCAACCGAAAAGCTGGAAGTGAAGGGAGCAATTAAAGCAGAGAAAATTTCAATAAGTGGTGGTTTTAGTGTTGGAAATACCAATCAGGCAGAGCCAGGGACCATCAGATGGACAGGAGAGGATTTGGAGGTACTGAATATAAGTGGAGCATGGCAGTCTTTGACAAAAGGATCAGGTGAGAGCATGTGGGAAAGGACTGAAAAAGGAGAAACACGATTGCAAACGGAAAAAATAGCAATAGGAAAAAAAGAACCATCCAATACATTAGATGTATCAGGGAACCTGAGTGTAGGATTTCCTTCCAGTAGTACACAAGAAGCGCCAGCCAGCGGACTTCTGGTGAACGGAAATGTAGGAATAGGAAAATATCCAGACAAGGACGCAAAGCTAGATGTAAAGGGAGCGATCCATGCGAAAGCCATCTACGTCAATGGAGAGGAAATTACCCATGGAGAGAGTTCAAAAGTAAATCCAATATCAGAGCTAATATTACAAAATGACGAAGGTAGCTCAAAGCCAATAACTGATGGAACCTTAATTCCCATAAAGGAATTGTCCGGATCATTCATTTTGAAACTGTCTGTTCCTGAGGCAAAGAAATTAAATGATCAGAACCTTGAAGTTGTCTATTACGAGCCCTATCTGTTTCCGGTAGGCGTGACAATAGATCATAATATGCAATTACAGGAGACCCAATCTGGTTGTTCAAGTCCTTTGCAGCTAAACTATGAAAAGCAATTACTTGATGATTTCACTGTTGAAATCACTCTCTCCAAAAAGGTACTTGACTATATAAATGGAAAGTTAGATAAAGAAGCCGCAATAGAAATTGGAATAAATGGCAGTCAAATCATGCCTGAGCTGGCAAATACGACGATCAGCTGGAAAATAACTCCCGATCTTGAGTTTATTGAATCCTGGGGAGGAGTTGGTGACAATAAGAACGAGTCACTCTTAAGCTCTTGGGGTATTACTGTTTCGAAAAAGTCAGTATTTGTTGTGGATCAAATCTATCACAACATCAAAGAATATGATCTAAATGGACAATTTCTACGGCAGTATGGTAACTTGTTTATGCTTAGAGATGTATGGCATCATTTCCGAGCTCTTGCAATAGACAGTAATAAAAGGATTATAGCGTTGAATGACAATGTAATTCTATTGCATGACGCAAACGGCAGGCTTATTGATAAATATGAACGCAGAGGACTATACTTTGAAGGGTTAAGTATTGATCAATTTGATAACATTTATGTTTCAAGCCGTCGCACAGTCTATCAATTCGACAGTGAGTTAAAATCCCAAAAGACATTTGATATTTATAAATTCTTCCCTTTAGAAGAAGAAAGACACCTTAACTCCATTCACCTGAATAATGTAGCGGTAGATGCTGAAGGAAATGTCTATGCCTGTGAAAGGGAACTGTTTTTTAAATTCGATTCCGAAGGGAATCCAGTGAAATATTGGAAAATTGCTAATAGCTATCAACTACGGTTTATTACCTCACAAGATCCAAGCAATACCCATTTATATACAGTAAGTAATCGAAAAATAAACCGCTATGATTCGGAAGGGTTGCTGGATAGTGATTGGTCTGGCCTACTTCAAGATTTGTATGTCAGAGATGTTCGTGTTGATAATGACAACAATGTTATTGTATTGGAAGAGAATGGAGGGATTATCAAGTTAAATCCATCAGATGGTACGAGAGAACAGGTATGGACAAATGAGAATCAATTATTACAATCTCCTCAATTTTCCATTCCATGTGGCGATGATCAATACCTCCTATTTGATTCTGGTGGTCATCATTCTGAAAGAGGATTAAAAAAACTCAACCCTTCATCTAGTGAAATAGAGAAAATTTCTAAATATGCTGATGAACCCGGAAACTTTATCCATCCCCGGGGGATAGCAGTAAGCCAAAAAGGCCACATTTATGTGGCTGATATGTCTAATCATCGGATCCAGAAATTTAAGCCGGGTAAAAACCCTAAGTTCGAGACTATTGGATCCCAAGGTTCCGGACCAGGGCAATTCGAAAGCCCTGTAAGTGTTGCGGTTTCAACTGACCACAAATTGTATGTGGTAGATAGAGGTAATTCAAGGGTACAGATCTTTTCAGAAAATGGTGAGTTTCAAGGATACTTAAGGAATTCTAAACTTGATGAGATGGTCCATCATGATAGGTCAAGTATTGCTGCACGAACCAACGTCTATTTTGGTGATTATAGGAACAGGAGGATTTTGAAGTTTAGCCCCGCCGGAGAATTTATCAAGGAATGGAAAATTAGGGGTATCCATGAAGATGTAGACGAACTTCTACATCTAAGTTCAAGGGGCGGAATCGGACTCGCGCTTGACCATCAGGAAAATGTATACATATATAGTCAAGCTTTAGGATACCTGGAAATATATGATAATGAAGGTACATTAATCACCTCACTGGGAAGTCTTTTTAAGAAGGATCAATCCATAAATCATTTAACCAGTGGAGGTATCGCCGTAGACGATCAGCAAATGCTTTATGTATTAGATGCATTCCAAGTACAAAAATTCCGAAATAACCTCAAGAAATAA
- a CDS encoding peptidase G2 autoproteolytic cleavage domain-containing protein: MSTLKGRNRLKDYFETGKRPTEAQFAELIDSFIHQSEDQVNVQKGTNNIGIGKQPSSDSKLDVNGSINAEGFFLNGKDVSQFGKWEEATNPSDVYYAHGKVGIGVSNPTNPLHIQDENESILKVETTRNRYSARLHVVAPGTDGYVGAYSSNYGDPQLNGKVVLNSWDRPVALQTTNAELEFWTGGREQLTITREGNVGINNPVPREKLEVEGGIKIGQSRTNLPGTLRWNGHDFEGMTHEGWKSLTFYESSEWKRAELGRGIYADESQVGIGAKRPAAKLTVELENGKGPEHHLSQIGSYNLLLKSNKTTAGTMVGIALHPGTDDEPITNVFSAITGKRVNNYSGEIGFVTQSGTNRGEISQKMVIRPGGQLGIGVDTPKEKLEVDGAMTLGNTQNNASKGTIRWTGTDFEGKIGNQWISFTKSDTWTKGSNNRVYYTDGNVGVGLTNPKERLEVDGAIKIGRSALNQPGTIRWTGSDFEGRTTDGWKSLTEGMEGATSWKKYEDDLMYYEGRVVVGGGFAQASLHVQNGGLIVEGEGFATEKRGGGHRMMWIPEKSAFRAGYVTGDRWDPENVGFTSFAAGHNSHAAGMYSVALGSGSVASEQSSMVFGHFSEAFGRQSLAMGNSSKAHGYGAVAIGSQVNANGTNSVAIGFRSTASGNYAMVLGRECVASGPESIALGYYATSEGSSSFAAGSRCTSSNFGSVAMGVNSIASGNSSVAFGQNCDASMAYSFATGHRSEARGWASTAIGEGVVATTRSSLTAGMYNQIKGQNSGTREDEPIFIVGNGIDNNKRSNALELNRNGDLYIAGTAYNQNQDYAEYFESKNGKPIPVGTTVVLEAGKVRPAKKGESPFGIISVGAGIVGGVYMDWPGKYLKDDYGQRVMEKIKEEILVPKTEKVKKERQKVEKRTIEEIVTTYEVVKKGKKYVERPVEKKEKREVEEPMFKTVQLFDESGKTKVGEHQIPVIETYEEEVPVLDKEGRPMMVGSGKFETMERPKLNPKYAPNKQYISREKRPEWNCVGLLGQIPLKKGSPTAPSWFKIKDISKEVELWMVK, from the coding sequence ATGAGTACACTAAAAGGGAGAAATCGATTAAAAGACTACTTTGAAACAGGCAAACGGCCTACAGAAGCTCAATTTGCTGAGCTTATTGATTCATTCATTCATCAATCGGAAGATCAGGTCAATGTCCAAAAAGGAACCAATAACATTGGCATAGGTAAACAACCGTCTAGTGACAGTAAGCTGGATGTCAATGGAAGCATAAATGCTGAAGGTTTTTTTTTAAATGGTAAGGATGTCAGTCAGTTTGGAAAATGGGAAGAGGCGACCAATCCCTCCGATGTATATTATGCTCACGGAAAGGTCGGAATTGGAGTGTCAAACCCGACAAACCCGCTTCATATTCAAGATGAGAATGAAAGTATCCTTAAAGTGGAGACAACAAGGAATCGCTACAGCGCCAGACTGCATGTAGTGGCACCTGGTACTGACGGATACGTTGGAGCCTACAGCTCTAATTATGGTGATCCACAGCTAAATGGTAAAGTCGTACTCAATAGTTGGGATCGACCTGTTGCACTTCAAACAACGAATGCCGAACTGGAGTTTTGGACTGGGGGGCGAGAACAACTGACGATTACAAGAGAAGGCAATGTAGGGATCAATAATCCTGTGCCAAGGGAAAAACTTGAAGTAGAAGGAGGGATAAAGATCGGACAATCACGTACCAACCTACCAGGTACATTGAGATGGAACGGTCACGATTTCGAAGGAATGACCCATGAGGGATGGAAGTCTCTTACCTTTTACGAGTCTTCAGAATGGAAGCGAGCGGAACTGGGCAGAGGCATTTACGCAGATGAAAGCCAGGTAGGAATTGGTGCAAAAAGACCAGCTGCTAAGCTGACAGTCGAGTTGGAAAATGGGAAAGGTCCTGAACATCACCTTTCGCAAATTGGTAGCTACAACCTCTTGTTGAAATCCAACAAGACAACAGCAGGTACAATGGTCGGGATCGCATTGCATCCAGGGACGGATGATGAGCCTATTACCAATGTTTTTTCAGCGATCACAGGAAAAAGGGTCAACAATTACAGTGGAGAGATAGGTTTTGTAACGCAAAGTGGAACTAATAGAGGAGAAATCTCTCAAAAGATGGTTATCCGCCCTGGTGGCCAGTTAGGAATAGGGGTAGATACTCCTAAAGAAAAATTAGAAGTAGACGGAGCAATGACTTTAGGAAACACTCAAAATAATGCTTCAAAAGGAACCATAAGATGGACCGGAACAGACTTTGAAGGGAAAATCGGAAATCAATGGATATCCTTTACAAAATCAGATACTTGGACTAAAGGCTCAAACAATCGGGTCTATTATACTGATGGAAACGTAGGAGTAGGCCTAACAAATCCAAAAGAGAGACTAGAAGTAGATGGTGCGATCAAAATTGGAAGAAGTGCACTAAATCAACCTGGCACTATTCGCTGGACTGGCTCTGATTTTGAAGGCAGGACAACTGATGGTTGGAAATCCTTGACCGAAGGAATGGAAGGCGCTACCTCTTGGAAAAAATATGAAGATGACTTAATGTACTATGAAGGGAGAGTTGTTGTTGGGGGAGGATTTGCTCAGGCTAGCTTACATGTGCAAAACGGGGGATTGATCGTGGAGGGTGAAGGGTTTGCTACTGAAAAGAGGGGAGGTGGTCATCGCATGATGTGGATTCCTGAGAAGTCTGCGTTCCGAGCTGGTTATGTTACAGGAGATCGCTGGGATCCTGAGAATGTTGGATTTACATCGTTCGCTGCAGGTCATAATTCGCATGCTGCTGGAATGTATTCTGTCGCATTGGGATCCGGTAGTGTGGCTTCAGAGCAATCATCGATGGTTTTTGGCCACTTTAGTGAAGCATTTGGGCGGCAATCGTTAGCGATGGGTAATTCGTCAAAAGCGCATGGTTATGGAGCTGTTGCAATCGGTTCTCAAGTAAATGCAAATGGTACTAATTCCGTAGCGATAGGTTTTCGCTCCACCGCTTCAGGTAATTATGCAATGGTTTTGGGACGTGAATGTGTTGCTTCTGGTCCGGAATCAATAGCATTGGGTTATTATGCTACTTCAGAAGGAAGTTCCTCTTTTGCTGCAGGGAGCCGATGTACATCTTCAAACTTTGGTTCTGTTGCGATGGGTGTGAACAGCATCGCCAGTGGAAATTCTTCCGTTGCATTTGGACAAAACTGTGATGCAAGTATGGCTTATTCATTTGCAACAGGTCATAGATCTGAAGCAAGGGGGTGGGCATCTACTGCTATAGGCGAAGGGGTAGTGGCTACCACCCGATCCTCCCTAACCGCAGGAATGTATAATCAAATCAAAGGGCAGAATAGCGGAACTAGAGAAGATGAACCCATATTTATAGTAGGTAACGGAATAGATAATAATAAGCGTTCTAATGCACTCGAGCTCAATAGAAATGGGGATCTCTACATAGCCGGTACAGCCTACAATCAGAACCAGGATTACGCAGAGTATTTTGAATCAAAAAATGGGAAGCCTATACCTGTTGGCACTACGGTAGTATTAGAAGCAGGAAAAGTCAGACCAGCCAAAAAAGGAGAATCACCTTTCGGAATTATATCAGTAGGCGCTGGAATAGTCGGAGGAGTTTATATGGATTGGCCTGGTAAATATCTCAAAGACGATTATGGTCAGAGAGTCATGGAAAAGATCAAAGAAGAGATCTTGGTGCCTAAGACGGAGAAGGTGAAGAAAGAACGGCAAAAAGTGGAGAAAAGAACAATAGAGGAGATAGTAACCACCTATGAAGTCGTGAAGAAAGGAAAGAAGTATGTCGAAAGACCAGTTGAAAAGAAAGAGAAAAGAGAAGTGGAAGAACCGATGTTTAAAACAGTACAGCTATTTGATGAAAGTGGGAAAACCAAAGTAGGTGAGCATCAAATTCCAGTGATAGAAACCTATGAAGAAGAAGTTCCAGTATTGGATAAAGAAGGAAGACCTATGATGGTAGGTTCTGGAAAATTTGAAACGATGGAGCGTCCTAAGCTAAATCCGAAGTATGCCCCTAACAAACAATACATAAGCAGGGAAAAAAGACCCGAGTGGAACTGTGTGGGACTTCTGGGTCAAATCCCTTTAAAGAAAGGATCGCCTACTGCTCCTTCCTGGTTCAAGATCAAAGACATTTCTAAAGAAGTAGAGCTATGGATGGTGAAGTAA